From the Verrucomicrobiota bacterium genome, one window contains:
- a CDS encoding xanthine dehydrogenase family protein molybdopterin-binding subunit codes for MKPSFNHFSFANRSLDRRNFIKGVSATGAMLLTANWSWSQDEPKFGADGMPGGTAEDPKLFVQIHADGTIDITCTRSEMGQGIRTSLALVLADELEADWEQCRIVQAIGDQDTFGNQDTDGSRSMRHWFMPMRRCGATARTMLEQAAASKWKVPVSQVKASNHKVVHKKSRREIGYGELASSMGSQTVPDNNSVTLKSEKDFRFIGKNQRLSFDGMDIVSGKANFGADIRLDDMVYAVIARPPVFGSKAESYDASDTLKVKGVLKVLEIDGATAPSNFLPLGGIAVVAENTWAAIQGRNALKVKWSSSPNDSYDSKTYHQSLISASENPGKVIRDDGDVENAFSKAHKKHSASYYLPHIGHAPMEPPVATALLTDDFLEVWAPTQAPQAARTNIAERTGLPLEKTRVNVTLLGGGFGRKSKADFINEAVEIAKSFKGRPVRVQWTREDDVKHDYFHTVSGEHLEASLDKKGNTTGWLHRSVAPTIMSIFAPDQRHQFNVESGMGHANIPFDVANIRIENPGIDAHTRIGWFRSVSNIPHGFAVQSFISELAHEAGKDHLKFYLNLLGKDRKIEPIAMADDWNHGENPKLYPVDTGRLRKVVQTAAKEAGWGKKHPKGRGMGFAVHYSFVSYVACVLDVEVKSGGQLIIHNATMAIDCGPQINPDRIRSQMEGSCVMGIGLAAIGEVSFKNGSAEQSNFHDYQVPRISLAPKSISVHLVDPGDIKELGGVGEPGVPPVAPALCNAIFAATGKRIRQLPIKDQLA; via the coding sequence ATGAAGCCCTCTTTCAACCATTTCTCATTCGCCAACCGCAGTCTTGACCGCCGCAATTTTATAAAAGGTGTAAGTGCCACAGGTGCCATGCTTCTCACGGCTAACTGGAGTTGGTCTCAGGACGAACCGAAATTCGGTGCCGATGGCATGCCCGGAGGAACAGCGGAGGACCCGAAGCTCTTTGTGCAAATCCACGCAGATGGAACGATAGATATCACCTGTACCCGTTCCGAAATGGGTCAAGGTATTCGCACCAGCCTCGCCCTGGTCCTGGCTGATGAACTAGAAGCTGACTGGGAACAGTGTCGAATCGTTCAAGCGATTGGTGATCAGGATACATTTGGCAATCAGGACACCGACGGCTCACGCAGTATGCGCCATTGGTTTATGCCCATGCGTCGCTGTGGCGCAACGGCCAGAACTATGCTGGAACAAGCAGCGGCCTCCAAGTGGAAGGTCCCGGTATCCCAGGTAAAAGCGTCCAATCATAAGGTTGTGCACAAGAAGAGCCGTCGCGAAATCGGCTATGGGGAACTGGCATCGTCCATGGGCAGTCAAACGGTGCCCGACAACAACTCAGTCACACTCAAGAGTGAAAAAGATTTCCGATTTATCGGCAAGAATCAGAGGTTGAGTTTCGACGGCATGGATATCGTTTCAGGGAAGGCAAACTTCGGGGCAGATATTCGTCTGGACGATATGGTTTACGCTGTGATCGCCCGCCCACCTGTCTTTGGCAGTAAAGCCGAATCCTATGACGCTTCAGATACCTTAAAAGTTAAAGGTGTCTTGAAAGTATTGGAAATCGATGGTGCCACCGCACCTTCAAACTTTCTTCCTCTAGGTGGAATCGCCGTGGTTGCAGAAAATACCTGGGCAGCCATTCAAGGTCGCAATGCACTCAAGGTAAAGTGGAGCAGTAGTCCAAACGACAGTTATGACTCAAAAACATATCATCAGAGCCTGATCAGTGCTTCAGAAAACCCGGGGAAAGTAATTCGGGACGATGGTGATGTGGAAAACGCTTTTTCCAAGGCACACAAAAAACATTCCGCAAGTTACTACCTGCCACACATTGGTCACGCTCCCATGGAACCACCTGTGGCAACCGCTTTGCTGACGGATGACTTTCTCGAAGTATGGGCTCCGACGCAGGCACCTCAAGCTGCACGCACAAATATTGCAGAACGCACTGGCCTTCCGTTAGAAAAGACACGCGTCAACGTTACCTTACTCGGTGGTGGTTTTGGTAGAAAATCGAAAGCTGACTTCATTAATGAAGCAGTCGAGATCGCCAAATCATTTAAAGGCCGTCCTGTACGAGTTCAGTGGACCCGTGAAGATGATGTAAAACACGACTATTTTCATACCGTTTCCGGAGAGCACCTGGAAGCAAGCTTGGATAAGAAGGGAAATACCACAGGCTGGCTGCACCGCTCCGTCGCTCCAACCATCATGTCCATTTTCGCACCGGATCAAAGGCACCAATTCAACGTCGAGAGCGGCATGGGTCATGCAAATATTCCTTTCGATGTGGCAAATATCCGCATCGAAAATCCGGGCATTGATGCACACACACGCATCGGATGGTTTCGCTCCGTATCCAATATTCCTCACGGTTTTGCCGTGCAAAGTTTCATAAGTGAACTGGCTCACGAAGCGGGCAAGGATCACCTGAAGTTCTATCTGAATCTTCTGGGCAAGGATCGCAAAATCGAACCTATCGCAATGGCCGACGATTGGAATCACGGAGAAAACCCGAAACTGTATCCAGTCGACACCGGTCGTTTGCGGAAGGTCGTTCAAACCGCAGCCAAGGAAGCCGGTTGGGGTAAAAAGCACCCGAAGGGCCGTGGTATGGGTTTCGCAGTTCACTACAGTTTTGTTTCCTACGTCGCCTGCGTTCTGGATGTTGAAGTCAAAAGCGGAGGACAGTTGATCATACACAACGCGACCATGGCGATCGATTGTGGCCCGCAAATCAACCCCGATCGTATTCGCTCCCAAATGGAGGGATCCTGCGTGATGGGAATCGGTCTGGCCGCCATCGGGGAAGTAAGCTTCAAAAATGGAAGCGCTGAACAAAGCAACTTTCATGATTACCAAGTTCCAAGAATCTCCTTAGCCCCGAAATCGATCTCCGTTCATCTGGTAGATCCTGGTGATATTAAGGAGCTGGGAGGGGTAGGTGAACCGGGTGTTCCACCGGTTGCTCCTGCTCTGTGTAATGCAATTTTCGCAGCAACTGGAAAAAGAATCAGACAACTACCCATCAAAGATCAATTAGCCTAG
- a CDS encoding sulfatase-like hydrolase/transferase has protein sequence MKRPNIILIITDQQRYETIAALGFPHVNTPHLDKLVNEGVAFSQCHVTAPSCGPSRASLFTGYFPHNSGALKNNDPWPRTWVQDLKDNGYYCVNIGKMHCDPYNELHGFHERFVVENKQRRESELMWKGSQHIFEDEWDKALDLRGFDRPEKPFYRDWPDTKERQGAYEWKLPEDLHPDTFVGDMALRWINKSPYGADNSKLMQWIDKEKQPAVDDEPLFLQIGFPGPHPPFDPVERYTKEYMEKDLPILPVTQEEMDAQPETLDSFRKRLTQRFADSIDFDPHASDEARKLQRAYYLANVTMIDESIGKILKRLEETGVLENSVVIFSSDHGDCLGDHGLVEKWTMYDSSVRVPLVVWSPDRYKGGRKVEALTQWFDIGPTILELAGLEPPVKMEAKSLMPFLEDDPKAEEREYVFSEHAQDLMLQDLDHSLMVRNKRYKLVEYIGKDAGQLFDLENDPDEIKDVWSSPDYAEVKAGLRQVLHEWFVTSTTKATGWWKNPAAKRKTE, from the coding sequence ATGAAACGCCCCAATATCATTCTTATAATCACCGACCAGCAACGCTACGAAACAATCGCGGCTCTCGGATTTCCACACGTTAACACGCCCCATCTGGACAAACTGGTGAATGAAGGCGTCGCGTTCTCCCAGTGCCATGTGACGGCACCGTCCTGTGGGCCGTCAAGGGCCAGCCTATTTACAGGCTACTTTCCACACAACTCAGGTGCGCTTAAAAACAACGACCCCTGGCCTCGAACCTGGGTGCAAGACCTGAAAGACAACGGCTATTATTGTGTGAACATTGGTAAGATGCATTGCGATCCTTACAACGAGCTTCACGGATTTCACGAGCGCTTTGTCGTTGAGAATAAACAACGCCGCGAGTCAGAACTTATGTGGAAAGGCTCCCAGCACATTTTTGAAGATGAGTGGGACAAGGCCCTGGATCTACGAGGTTTCGACAGACCTGAGAAACCCTTTTATCGGGATTGGCCCGACACCAAAGAACGCCAGGGAGCTTATGAGTGGAAACTCCCCGAGGACCTCCATCCCGATACGTTTGTCGGCGACATGGCGCTTCGCTGGATTAACAAATCACCTTACGGGGCAGACAATTCCAAACTTATGCAATGGATCGACAAGGAGAAACAGCCAGCCGTTGATGACGAGCCACTGTTTCTACAAATCGGTTTTCCGGGACCCCACCCACCCTTTGATCCTGTTGAGCGCTATACGAAGGAGTATATGGAAAAAGACCTTCCTATTCTTCCAGTGACCCAGGAGGAAATGGATGCACAACCCGAGACGCTTGATTCCTTTCGCAAACGCCTCACCCAGCGTTTCGCTGACTCTATAGACTTTGATCCACACGCGTCGGACGAAGCACGAAAACTACAGCGGGCTTACTACCTGGCCAATGTTACCATGATCGATGAGAGCATCGGTAAGATCCTTAAACGACTCGAAGAAACCGGCGTTCTTGAAAATTCCGTGGTTATCTTTTCTTCCGATCATGGCGATTGCCTGGGAGATCACGGGTTGGTTGAAAAATGGACCATGTACGATTCTTCGGTTCGCGTACCTCTAGTGGTTTGGAGTCCCGACCGCTATAAAGGCGGGCGAAAGGTCGAAGCACTGACACAGTGGTTCGACATAGGCCCGACTATCCTCGAACTGGCGGGTCTTGAGCCACCAGTAAAAATGGAAGCCAAATCCTTAATGCCTTTTCTTGAAGATGACCCTAAGGCCGAAGAACGTGAGTATGTCTTTTCTGAACATGCCCAGGACCTCATGCTTCAAGATCTTGATCACTCATTGATGGTGCGGAACAAACGCTATAAACTGGTTGAGTATATAGGAAAAGATGCCGGCCAATTATTTGATCTGGAAAATGATCCAGACGAAATCAAAGACGTTTGGAGCTCACCGGATTATGCAGAAGTGAAAGCAGGTCTTCGCCAGGTACTTCACGAATGGTTTGTGACGAGCACTACCAAGGCAACGGGCTGGTGGAAAAATCCGGCAGCGAAGCGAAAGACTGAATAG
- a CDS encoding cellulase family glycosylhydrolase, which yields MQLNLKSLFSIVLVAFIVGCGQKADNAKLSFWDNQRKGANGDANEGTLEWFQAAESFGIEYIRLSPADMKSDSKDFLIGDIDQYSGIPPNDLALFKAVLDRAAQTNVKVVITFFGIPGARWRQHNNGEFDFRLWEDFDYHDQCAQFWTDLATELKDHPAVVGYNIINEPHPERKDGFQSGRAEEFETWLKINKGTAADLHLFYQTMVDAVRQVDSKTPVMFDARFHANAQGFDFFQPVKGNGILYAFHFYDPWTFSTFRINNGRFSYPDKMPTGDGDKTVPWTREDLAKQFEPVHNWAKRHQIPNKQIVSAEIGCNRQVDGAQQYLTDVIQLMNENDWHWAFYSFRSGSWDGMDYELGTEKLGWKYWEGIDAGKSHYEMVNRHNNPLWQVILDGLQN from the coding sequence ATGCAACTCAACCTGAAATCGCTATTCTCAATAGTACTTGTAGCGTTCATCGTCGGCTGCGGTCAGAAGGCAGATAACGCAAAACTCTCATTCTGGGATAACCAAAGAAAGGGTGCAAATGGAGATGCCAACGAAGGGACCCTGGAATGGTTTCAAGCAGCGGAGAGTTTCGGAATCGAATACATCCGATTGTCTCCTGCGGATATGAAGTCAGACAGCAAGGACTTCCTCATTGGTGACATTGACCAGTATTCAGGAATTCCACCCAATGACCTTGCCCTGTTCAAAGCCGTTCTTGATCGAGCAGCACAAACCAACGTCAAAGTGGTTATCACTTTTTTCGGAATACCGGGGGCACGTTGGCGGCAGCACAACAACGGCGAGTTTGATTTTCGGCTATGGGAAGACTTCGACTATCACGATCAGTGTGCTCAATTTTGGACCGACCTTGCAACTGAGCTGAAAGATCACCCAGCTGTGGTTGGCTACAACATAATAAACGAACCGCATCCCGAGAGAAAAGATGGTTTTCAGAGCGGCCGGGCCGAGGAATTTGAAACCTGGCTAAAAATAAACAAGGGAACCGCAGCCGACCTCCACCTTTTTTATCAAACAATGGTCGATGCCGTCCGTCAGGTAGATTCGAAAACGCCCGTCATGTTCGATGCCCGATTTCATGCCAATGCTCAGGGATTCGATTTCTTCCAGCCCGTGAAGGGAAATGGAATTTTGTACGCGTTTCATTTTTACGATCCCTGGACTTTTTCTACCTTTCGCATAAATAACGGTCGTTTTTCCTACCCAGACAAAATGCCAACAGGCGACGGAGACAAGACAGTTCCATGGACGCGTGAAGATCTGGCAAAACAGTTTGAGCCCGTTCACAATTGGGCCAAGCGACATCAAATTCCAAATAAACAAATCGTCTCAGCTGAAATTGGCTGCAACCGGCAAGTAGATGGAGCACAGCAATACCTCACAGATGTAATACAGTTGATGAATGAGAACGATTGGCACTGGGCCTTTTACAGCTTCCGGTCCGGATCCTGGGATGGCATGGATTACGAGTTGGGCACTGAGAAACTTGGGTGGAAATATTGGGAGGGAATAGACGCGGGCAAGTCGCACTACGAAATGGTCAATCGCCATAATAATCCATTGTGGCAGGTCATCCTCGATGGTCTGCAAAACTAA
- a CDS encoding (2Fe-2S)-binding protein, whose product MHIISLNGKTHKLDVPNDMPLLWAIRDVLGFTGTKFGCGIGQCGACTMHLDGAPIRACITTIASAKDQKITTIEGIADDPIGKQVQEAWVEEGVPQCGYCQCGQVMSATALLQSNATPNDDEIESAMVGNICRCGTYNRIKTAIHTASAKMKGVSA is encoded by the coding sequence ATGCATATAATTTCCCTAAATGGTAAAACCCATAAACTGGATGTTCCGAACGATATGCCCTTACTCTGGGCTATCCGCGACGTTCTCGGGTTCACAGGAACAAAATTTGGTTGTGGCATCGGCCAATGTGGCGCGTGCACCATGCATCTGGATGGTGCTCCAATCAGGGCATGCATCACGACAATCGCATCAGCCAAGGACCAAAAAATCACAACCATCGAAGGCATAGCAGATGATCCGATTGGCAAACAGGTACAGGAAGCTTGGGTCGAAGAAGGTGTTCCCCAATGCGGCTACTGCCAATGCGGCCAAGTTATGTCGGCCACAGCACTCTTGCAAAGTAACGCGACTCCGAATGATGACGAGATTGAATCCGCTATGGTCGGTAACATCTGCCGCTGTGGAACCTACAATCGCATTAAGACCGCCATTCACACCGCATCTGCCAAGATGAAAGGAGTTTCAGCATGA
- a CDS encoding sulfatase-like hydrolase/transferase — MNRRNFIKTTTTAVAGSALAGSLTAQPSNSKDKQPNILFIMTDQQHSGMMSCTGNPWLKTPALDSLAAEGVRFENAYAANPVCVPSRMGMATGMMPGRLGALNNEGTKIEKLPPEASQNSMGKLMKQAGYDTFYGGKVHMARELNPNADAGYDQYFRDEREKLPKACVDFISKKRENPFFAVASFINPHDICFAYNAYKKREKMMPGVNELYEQASKIPTSKLPPLPDNFQIPANEPDALAGNIKETAVTPSGIMRQVYDEREWRMYRWIYCRLTEEVDGHIGQILDGLETAGHKDDTLVLFISDHGDMDASHGLASKGVMYEESVHVPLIMRHPKTIQAGTVNRSLANIGLDILPTFCDYAGIKLPNHFLGKSLLNMDTTRPYVASENHWSRMIRSERYKYCAYSEGDLRESLVDLENDPGELVNLSMDKRFEGELKRHRNYLKSWVTLSHDKHGEVYLL, encoded by the coding sequence ATGAATCGAAGAAACTTTATCAAAACTACCACGACAGCCGTTGCAGGAAGCGCTCTTGCAGGATCCTTAACTGCCCAACCATCCAACAGTAAAGACAAGCAGCCTAACATCCTGTTTATTATGACGGATCAGCAACATTCCGGCATGATGAGCTGCACGGGAAACCCCTGGCTGAAAACACCTGCATTGGACTCACTCGCCGCTGAAGGAGTGCGTTTCGAAAATGCCTATGCCGCAAACCCCGTTTGTGTTCCCAGCAGAATGGGAATGGCAACCGGTATGATGCCTGGTCGTCTGGGTGCGCTGAATAACGAGGGAACCAAAATTGAAAAGCTTCCACCTGAAGCCAGTCAAAACTCCATGGGCAAACTCATGAAACAGGCTGGGTATGATACCTTCTACGGCGGTAAGGTTCACATGGCTCGGGAGCTAAATCCAAATGCAGATGCGGGATACGATCAGTATTTCAGAGACGAACGTGAAAAACTGCCGAAAGCCTGTGTGGATTTCATAAGTAAGAAACGAGAGAATCCATTCTTTGCCGTGGCCTCATTCATCAATCCGCACGACATTTGTTTCGCATACAATGCCTATAAAAAGCGGGAAAAAATGATGCCAGGAGTCAATGAACTATATGAACAGGCATCGAAGATTCCAACCAGCAAACTCCCTCCTCTGCCTGACAATTTTCAAATCCCTGCCAACGAGCCGGACGCACTCGCAGGAAACATAAAAGAAACGGCCGTGACTCCGAGCGGCATCATGCGTCAAGTGTACGACGAACGTGAGTGGCGCATGTATCGCTGGATCTATTGTAGACTAACCGAGGAGGTGGACGGACACATAGGGCAAATACTAGATGGCCTCGAAACAGCCGGTCATAAAGACGACACCCTGGTTCTTTTTATAAGTGATCATGGTGACATGGATGCCAGCCACGGCCTTGCATCGAAGGGTGTTATGTATGAGGAGTCGGTCCATGTACCTCTCATCATGCGCCATCCAAAAACGATCCAAGCGGGTACCGTAAACCGATCACTCGCAAACATTGGGTTGGATATCCTCCCCACTTTCTGTGACTACGCAGGCATAAAGCTTCCAAATCATTTTCTTGGAAAGAGTCTCCTAAACATGGATACCACCCGCCCTTACGTTGCCTCTGAAAATCATTGGTCTCGCATGATCCGTAGTGAGCGCTACAAATATTGCGCTTACAGTGAAGGTGACCTCAGGGAGTCACTCGTTGATCTAGAAAACGATCCAGGAGAGCTTGTAAACCTGTCGATGGACAAACGGTTCGAAGGAGAATTAAAACGCCACCGTAATTACCTGAAAAGCTGGGTAACCCTCTCACATGACAAACATGGGGAAGTTTACCTGTTATGA
- a CDS encoding VOC family protein, translating into MNLNQVTLPVKNVPEACIFYRNMGFRQIVDSPHYARFECPEGHSTFSLMLDEKSFKNGATIYFEHEELDAWVIELASKGFVFDQLPTEMSYLWREAILHDPSGNKIKLYFAGENRKHPPWRVDI; encoded by the coding sequence ATGAATCTCAATCAGGTCACCCTACCCGTTAAAAACGTTCCCGAAGCATGCATTTTTTATAGAAATATGGGGTTCAGACAGATCGTCGATTCGCCGCACTATGCACGCTTCGAATGTCCGGAAGGCCACTCGACCTTTTCACTCATGCTTGACGAAAAATCTTTCAAGAATGGCGCCACTATTTATTTCGAACATGAAGAGCTAGACGCCTGGGTAATAGAATTGGCATCCAAGGGGTTCGTATTCGATCAATTGCCTACTGAAATGAGTTACCTTTGGAGAGAGGCCATTTTGCACGATCCATCGGGAAACAAAATCAAACTCTACTTTGCAGGAGAAAATCGCAAGCACCCACCTTGGCGGGTAGACATTTGA
- a CDS encoding Dabb family protein: MLTQRLTLISILIMTFGCTPSSDTESSSTTAPLLRHVVLFKFKDAATPAQVNTIVEAFSDLPKKISSIVDYQWGTDASIEGKANGFTHCFLVSFADDAGRAEYLPHPAHKEFVELLLPSLDKGTVVDFWATDSQGVSDTDGKLRHVVLFDLKEGTTDESLSAIQTKFTSLPGDIPEIAAYEWGTNNSPEGLDDGYSHCFLVTFENEAGRAAYIPHPSHKEFGGIVRPNVEKVLVFDFFNGK, encoded by the coding sequence ATGCTCACTCAGCGACTCACACTTATTTCAATACTCATTATGACCTTTGGTTGCACACCATCCTCTGATACTGAATCCTCATCTACAACTGCTCCATTACTCCGCCATGTAGTGCTGTTTAAATTCAAAGACGCGGCCACACCGGCCCAAGTTAATACCATTGTAGAGGCATTCTCAGATCTACCGAAAAAGATTTCCTCGATCGTAGATTATCAATGGGGAACCGATGCCAGCATTGAAGGGAAAGCGAATGGGTTTACCCATTGTTTTTTGGTTAGCTTTGCGGATGACGCAGGACGGGCAGAGTACCTCCCCCACCCGGCGCATAAGGAGTTTGTTGAATTACTCTTGCCGTCGCTGGACAAAGGAACCGTGGTGGACTTCTGGGCGACCGATTCACAAGGAGTATCCGACACGGACGGAAAACTTCGTCACGTGGTACTGTTTGATCTAAAAGAAGGTACGACCGACGAGTCGTTATCGGCGATTCAAACCAAGTTCACTTCCTTACCCGGGGACATCCCTGAAATCGCAGCCTATGAATGGGGCACCAACAACAGCCCTGAAGGATTGGATGACGGTTACTCACATTGCTTTCTCGTCACCTTTGAAAACGAGGCAGGTCGTGCCGCCTACATACCCCATCCGTCCCATAAGGAGTTTGGAGGCATCGTTAGACCGAATGTTGAGAAGGTGTTGGTGTTCGACTTTTTCAACGGAAAATAA